One Streptomyces sp. ML-6 genomic region harbors:
- a CDS encoding ArsA-related P-loop ATPase has protein sequence MRTVLVTGPGGAGRTTVAAATALAAARRGRRTLLLSADAVPGLPADTEPVEVADGLWSARIDSGEHFRAELPALQDRASGVLDLLGGNRLDGEELTELPGSTQLALLHTLRRAAEGDWSRAGHELLVVDLPPLREALAVLALPEQLRRYLRRLLPPERQAARALRPMLAQLAGVPMPAQWLYEAAARKDAELAAVQALIEDRTTTVRLVAEPGPAAEDALRTARTGLALHGLRVDTLAVNRTLPRHSADPWFAALAAQQEKTVDHWYEQWTPDTALCEVPHLGRDPRGLDDLALLDTAPEDPGADGGLAGRLDGQRPGRADDPWWTEDPDAPEGFAGPRSGGRIVPAPRSADGEPVLVWCLPLPGAVKEDLQLVRRGGELLLTVGPFHRIVPLESGLRRCTVSGAALTDGVLRVRFTPDPGLWPRTD, from the coding sequence GTGCGTACGGTCCTCGTCACCGGCCCCGGCGGCGCAGGCCGTACCACCGTCGCCGCGGCGACCGCCCTCGCGGCGGCCCGCCGCGGCCGCCGCACCCTGCTGCTCTCCGCCGACGCCGTGCCCGGCCTGCCCGCGGACACCGAACCCGTCGAGGTCGCCGACGGACTGTGGTCGGCCCGCATCGACTCCGGCGAACACTTCCGCGCCGAACTCCCCGCCCTCCAGGACCGGGCCTCCGGCGTGCTCGACCTGCTCGGCGGGAACCGGCTGGACGGCGAGGAACTCACCGAACTCCCCGGCAGCACCCAGCTCGCCCTGCTGCACACCCTGCGCCGGGCCGCCGAGGGCGACTGGTCCCGCGCGGGACACGAACTCCTCGTCGTCGACCTGCCGCCACTGCGCGAGGCGCTCGCCGTGCTCGCCCTCCCCGAACAGCTGCGCCGCTACCTGCGCCGGCTGCTGCCCCCCGAACGCCAGGCCGCCCGCGCCCTGCGCCCGATGCTCGCCCAGCTCGCCGGCGTCCCCATGCCCGCCCAGTGGCTGTACGAGGCCGCCGCCCGCAAGGACGCCGAGCTGGCCGCCGTCCAGGCCCTGATCGAGGACCGCACCACCACCGTCCGGCTGGTCGCGGAGCCCGGACCTGCGGCCGAGGACGCCCTGCGCACCGCCCGCACCGGCCTCGCCCTGCACGGACTGCGCGTCGACACCCTCGCCGTGAACCGGACGCTGCCCCGGCACTCCGCCGACCCCTGGTTCGCGGCCCTGGCCGCGCAGCAGGAGAAGACCGTCGACCACTGGTACGAGCAGTGGACGCCCGACACCGCCCTGTGCGAGGTGCCCCACCTCGGCCGCGACCCGCGCGGCCTCGACGACCTGGCCCTCCTGGACACCGCCCCCGAGGACCCCGGCGCGGACGGCGGACTCGCCGGACGGCTGGACGGGCAGCGCCCCGGCCGGGCCGACGACCCCTGGTGGACCGAGGACCCCGACGCCCCCGAGGGCTTCGCCGGACCGCGGTCCGGCGGCCGGATCGTGCCCGCCCCCCGCTCCGCCGACGGCGAGCCGGTCCTCGTCTGGTGCCTGCCGCTGCCCGGCGCCGTCAAGGAGGACCTCCAGCTGGTCCGCCGGGGCGGCGAACTGCTGCTCACCGTGGGCCCGTTCCACCGGATCGTCCCCCTGGAGTCCGGACTGCGCCGCTGCACCGTGTCCGGCGCCGCCCTCACCGACGGGGTGCTCCGGGTCCGATTCACGCCGGACCCCGGCCTGTGGCCCCGTACGGACTGA
- a CDS encoding AMP-dependent synthetase/ligase — translation MREFSLPALYEVPSDGNLTDLIRRNAAQHPDVAVMSRKVGGVWTDVDATRFLAEVRGVAKGLIAAGVAAGDRVALLSRTRYEWVLLDFAIWSAGAVTVPVYETSSPEQIQWILGDSGATLCVVESEAHQKSVVSVQDDLPALKGIWRIDDDTLARMSELGEEEVSDETLDLRMAGAKADDPATIVYTSGTTGRPKGCVLTHRSFFAECGNVVERLKPLFRTGECSVLLFLPAAHVFGRLVEVASVMAPIKLGCVPDIKNLTDELATFRPTLILGVPRVFEKVYNAARAKAQADGRGKIFDRAAETAIAYSRALGTAQGPSFGLRLKHKIFDRLVYGKLRAVLGGRGEHAISGGAPLGERLGHFYRGIGFTVLEGYGLTESCAATAFNPWDRQKIGTVGQPLPGSVVRIDDDGEVLLHGEHLFTGYWNNEAATADALADGWFHTGDIGTLDEDGYLAITGRKKEIIVTAGGKNVAPAVIEDRIRGHALVAECMVVGDGRPFVGALITLDEEFLGRWAAEHGKPAGATAASLREDPELLAEVQRAVDDGNAAVSKAESVRKFRVLPSQFTEEAGHITPSLKLKRNVVTKDFSDEIESIYQR, via the coding sequence TTGCGCGAGTTCAGCCTTCCGGCCCTGTACGAGGTCCCCTCGGACGGCAACCTGACGGATCTCATCCGCCGCAATGCCGCTCAGCATCCCGATGTCGCGGTGATGAGCCGCAAGGTCGGGGGCGTGTGGACCGACGTCGACGCCACTCGCTTCCTGGCCGAGGTCAGGGGCGTGGCCAAGGGGCTGATCGCGGCGGGCGTGGCGGCCGGCGACCGGGTGGCCCTGCTCTCGCGCACCCGTTACGAATGGGTGCTGCTGGACTTCGCGATCTGGAGCGCGGGCGCGGTCACCGTCCCGGTGTACGAGACCAGTTCGCCGGAGCAGATCCAGTGGATCCTCGGCGACTCCGGCGCCACCCTGTGCGTCGTGGAGTCCGAGGCGCACCAGAAGTCCGTGGTCTCGGTGCAGGACGACCTGCCCGCCCTGAAGGGCATCTGGCGGATCGACGACGACACGCTCGCCCGGATGTCGGAGCTCGGCGAGGAGGAGGTCTCCGACGAGACCCTCGACCTGCGGATGGCCGGCGCCAAGGCGGACGACCCGGCCACCATCGTCTACACCTCGGGCACCACCGGCCGCCCCAAGGGCTGTGTGCTCACGCACCGCAGCTTCTTCGCCGAGTGCGGCAACGTGGTGGAGCGGCTGAAGCCGCTGTTCCGTACCGGTGAGTGTTCCGTGCTGCTCTTCCTGCCCGCGGCGCACGTCTTCGGCCGGCTGGTCGAGGTGGCCTCGGTGATGGCCCCGATCAAGCTCGGCTGCGTACCGGACATCAAGAACCTCACCGACGAACTGGCCACGTTCCGGCCGACGTTGATCCTGGGTGTGCCCCGAGTCTTCGAGAAGGTGTACAACGCGGCGCGGGCCAAGGCGCAGGCGGACGGCAGGGGCAAGATCTTCGACCGGGCCGCGGAGACGGCGATCGCCTACAGCCGCGCGCTGGGCACCGCGCAGGGGCCGTCCTTCGGGCTGCGGCTGAAGCACAAGATCTTCGACCGGCTGGTCTACGGCAAGCTGCGGGCGGTGCTCGGCGGGCGCGGCGAGCACGCGATCTCCGGCGGCGCGCCGCTGGGCGAGCGGCTCGGCCACTTCTACCGCGGGATCGGCTTCACCGTCCTGGAGGGCTACGGCCTCACCGAGAGCTGCGCGGCCACCGCCTTCAACCCGTGGGACCGGCAGAAGATCGGCACGGTCGGCCAGCCGCTGCCCGGTTCGGTGGTGCGGATCGACGACGACGGCGAGGTGCTGCTGCACGGCGAGCACCTGTTCACCGGCTACTGGAACAACGAGGCGGCGACGGCCGACGCACTGGCCGACGGCTGGTTCCACACGGGCGACATCGGCACGCTCGACGAGGACGGCTACCTCGCGATCACCGGCCGCAAGAAGGAGATCATCGTCACCGCGGGCGGCAAGAACGTCGCTCCCGCCGTGATCGAGGACCGCATCCGCGGGCACGCCCTGGTCGCCGAGTGCATGGTGGTCGGCGACGGCCGGCCGTTCGTGGGCGCGCTGATCACCCTGGACGAGGAGTTCCTGGGCCGCTGGGCCGCCGAGCACGGCAAGCCGGCCGGGGCGACGGCCGCGTCGCTGCGCGAGGACCCGGAACTGCTGGCCGAGGTGCAGCGGGCGGTGGACGACGGGAACGCGGCGGTCTCCAAGGCGGAGTCGGTCCGCAAGTTCCGCGTCCTGCCCTCCCAGTTCACCGAGGAGGCGGGCCACATCACGCCGTCGCTGAAGCTGAAGCGGAACGTGGTGACGAAGGACTTCTCGGACGAGATCGAGTCGATCTACCAGCGCTGA
- a CDS encoding ROK family glucokinase, with protein MGLTIGVDIGGTKIAAGVVDEEGRILSTHKVPTPQTAEGIVDAIAAAVSGASEGRAIEAVGIGAAGYVDDKRATVLFAPNINWRHEPLKDKVEQRVGLPVVVENDANAAAWGEYRFGAGQGHDDVICITLGTGLGGGIIIGNKLRRGRFGVAAEFGHIRVVPDGLLCGCGSQGCWEQYASGRALVRYARQRANATPENATVLLSLGDGTVDGIEGKHVSQAARQGDPVAIDSFRELARWAGAGLADLASLFDPSAFIVGGGVSDEGELVLDPIRKSFRRWLIGGQWRPHAQVLAAQLGGEAGLVGAADLARQG; from the coding sequence ATGGGACTCACCATCGGCGTCGACATCGGCGGCACGAAGATCGCGGCCGGCGTGGTCGACGAAGAGGGGCGCATCCTCTCCACGCACAAGGTGCCGACCCCGCAGACCGCCGAAGGCATCGTGGACGCGATCGCGGCGGCCGTGTCCGGCGCGAGCGAGGGACGCGCCATCGAGGCCGTCGGCATCGGTGCCGCCGGATACGTCGACGACAAGCGCGCCACCGTGCTGTTCGCCCCGAACATCAACTGGCGCCACGAACCGCTGAAGGACAAGGTCGAACAGCGCGTCGGCCTCCCCGTCGTCGTCGAGAACGACGCCAACGCCGCCGCCTGGGGCGAATACCGCTTCGGCGCCGGACAGGGCCACGACGACGTCATCTGCATCACGCTCGGCACCGGCCTCGGCGGCGGCATCATCATCGGCAACAAGCTGCGCCGCGGACGCTTCGGCGTGGCGGCGGAGTTCGGCCACATCCGGGTCGTCCCGGACGGCCTGCTCTGCGGCTGCGGCAGCCAGGGCTGCTGGGAGCAGTACGCGTCCGGGCGCGCCCTGGTCCGGTACGCCAGGCAGCGCGCCAACGCCACCCCGGAGAACGCCACCGTCCTGCTGTCGCTCGGCGACGGCACGGTGGACGGCATCGAGGGCAAGCACGTCAGCCAGGCCGCCCGGCAGGGCGACCCGGTCGCGATCGACTCGTTCCGGGAGCTGGCCCGCTGGGCCGGTGCCGGGCTCGCCGACCTGGCCTCGCTCTTCGACCCGTCCGCCTTCATCGTCGGCGGCGGCGTGTCGGACGAGGGCGAACTGGTCCTCGACCCGATCCGCAAGTCGTTCCGGCGCTGGCTGATCGGCGGCCAGTGGCGCCCGCACGCCCAGGTGCTCGCGGCCCAACTGGGCGGCGAGGCAGGTCTGGTGGGTGCGGCGGACCTCGCCCGCCAGGGCTGA
- a CDS encoding DUF5304 domain-containing protein, whose product MSEATDRPVDDDAWARACAEDLEAEKARRRERQGPPPGSAAEELRKLVDAVADKVSSLQSPLFGAAAQGTVQQIIKQAKSAVEPVIERNPEVFDHIAAAGGELLAAYRSAVEGQERRWTREAGDPAGTRKQAGDPTDPRDEPPAAGEHIDLD is encoded by the coding sequence ATGAGCGAAGCCACCGATCGTCCCGTCGACGACGACGCGTGGGCCAGGGCCTGCGCCGAGGACCTGGAGGCGGAGAAGGCCCGCCGCCGCGAGCGGCAGGGACCGCCGCCCGGCTCCGCCGCCGAGGAGCTGCGCAAGCTGGTCGACGCCGTGGCCGACAAGGTCTCGTCCCTCCAGTCGCCGCTGTTCGGCGCGGCGGCCCAGGGCACCGTGCAGCAGATCATCAAGCAGGCGAAGTCCGCCGTCGAACCCGTCATCGAACGCAACCCCGAGGTCTTCGACCACATCGCGGCGGCCGGCGGCGAACTCCTCGCCGCCTACCGCTCCGCCGTCGAGGGCCAGGAACGCCGCTGGACCCGGGAGGCCGGGGACCCCGCGGGCACGCGGAAGCAGGCGGGCGACCCCACCGACCCGCGCGACGAGCCCCCCGCCGCAGGTGAACACATCGACCTGGACTGA
- a CDS encoding SRPBCC family protein, with product MAEHTSSSITIEAAPADVMGVISDFDRYPEWTGEVKEAEVLSTDDQGRAEKVRLVLDAGAIKDDHTLAYTWTGDHEVSWTLVKSQMLRAIDGSYVLAPLGGDRTQVTYRLTVDVKIPMLGMIKRKAEKVIIDRALAGLKKRVESVPKG from the coding sequence ATGGCTGAACACACCAGCTCGAGCATCACGATCGAGGCGGCGCCGGCCGACGTCATGGGAGTGATCTCCGACTTCGACCGGTATCCCGAGTGGACCGGCGAGGTCAAGGAGGCCGAGGTCCTCTCCACCGACGACCAGGGCCGCGCCGAGAAGGTCCGTCTCGTCCTCGACGCCGGAGCGATCAAGGACGACCACACCCTCGCCTACACCTGGACCGGCGACCACGAGGTCAGCTGGACCCTCGTGAAGTCCCAGATGCTGCGCGCCATCGACGGCTCGTACGTACTGGCCCCGCTCGGCGGCGACCGCACCCAGGTCACCTACCGGCTGACCGTCGACGTCAAGATCCCGATGCTCGGCATGATCAAGCGCAAGGCCGAGAAGGTCATCATCGACCGGGCCCTGGCCGGGCTGAAGAAGCGCGTCGAGTCCGTCCCGAAGGGCTGA
- a CDS encoding metallophosphoesterase, giving the protein MRAGPDSRGTSTRQRTRIHVVSDVHGNTEALARAGDGADALVCLGDLVLFLDYADHSRGIFPDLFGVENADRIVALRTARRFEEARAFGRSLWAGMDRDAAIVSAVRKQYAELFAAFPTPTYATYGNVDIPGLWPEYARPGTTVLDGERVEIGGRVLGFVGGGLRTPMKTPYEIDDEEYAAKIEALGPVDVLCTHIPPDVPELTYDTVARRFERGSRALLDAIRRTRPRYALFGHVHQPLVRRMRIGATECVNVGHFASSGRPWALEW; this is encoded by the coding sequence ATGCGAGCCGGACCGGACAGCCGGGGTACATCGACCCGACAGCGCACCCGCATCCACGTGGTCAGCGACGTGCACGGGAACACCGAGGCGCTGGCCCGTGCCGGGGACGGCGCCGACGCCCTGGTCTGCCTCGGCGACCTGGTGCTCTTCCTCGACTACGCCGACCACTCGCGCGGCATCTTCCCCGATCTCTTCGGCGTGGAGAACGCCGACCGGATCGTCGCGCTGCGCACCGCCCGCCGCTTCGAGGAGGCCCGCGCGTTCGGCCGCTCCCTGTGGGCGGGCATGGACCGCGACGCGGCGATCGTCTCGGCGGTGCGCAAGCAGTACGCCGAGCTCTTCGCCGCCTTCCCCACCCCCACGTACGCCACCTACGGCAACGTCGACATCCCCGGCCTGTGGCCCGAGTACGCGCGCCCCGGCACCACCGTCCTGGACGGCGAACGCGTCGAGATCGGCGGCCGGGTCCTCGGCTTCGTCGGCGGCGGCCTGCGGACCCCGATGAAGACCCCGTACGAGATCGACGACGAGGAGTACGCGGCCAAGATCGAGGCGCTCGGCCCGGTCGACGTGCTCTGCACCCACATCCCGCCCGACGTACCGGAGTTGACGTACGACACGGTGGCCCGCCGCTTCGAGCGCGGCAGCCGGGCCCTGCTCGACGCCATCCGCCGTACCCGCCCCCGGTACGCGCTGTTCGGCCACGTCCACCAGCCGCTGGTCCGCCGGATGCGGATCGGCGCCACCGAATGCGTCAACGTCGGCCACTTCGCCTCCTCCGGCAGGCCCTGGGCCCTGGAGTGGTGA